In one Campylobacter insulaenigrae NCTC 12927 genomic region, the following are encoded:
- the rpoD gene encoding RNA polymerase sigma factor RpoD yields MAGEANTLEELFKENSKDYITYEKLVKYLAKIPNASSVKKIRDLMTKHKVELVSSAEIAKKRNLEEAKKLQEEKQKLQDTSLENEFDLANENDLLEWSRSDSPVRMYLREMGQISLLNKDEEVEISKKIELGEDIIIDAFCSVPYLIDFILDYKEPLINRERRVKELFKSFEDDDKNEDDKNEDEIDTDEENENDENDLNSDKKIKKTNKKEDERTLKVIESFKALEKAKKEWLKTISTISAEKNEDDLLDKLIIAFKKNILKEKLMNLGPTSKLISEIVKSMETALKSDEEFDKELKRLEYRLPMFSEELKQRHADILKDITKLSKEEITERALETTMVSTYMEIKKLIQTKEASQNSFDLEKDQLKEILEQIKRGKRISDEAKTRMAKSNLRLVVSIAKRYTNRGLPFLDLIQEGNIGLMKAVDKFEYKRGYKFSTYATWWIRQAISRAIADQARTIRIPIHMIETINQINKIIREYLQKEGKEPDVNIIAKEVNLSVDKVKQVIKITKEPVSLEAPISNEDDGKFGDFVEDRNSLSPMDHILKDDLKEQIDEVLDQLNDREKAVIRMRFGLMDDESDRTLEEIGKELNVTRERVRQIESSAIKKLKHPKVGRKLKNYIEGWK; encoded by the coding sequence ATGGCTGGCGAAGCGAATACTTTAGAAGAACTTTTTAAAGAAAATTCTAAAGATTATATCACATATGAAAAACTTGTCAAGTACTTAGCAAAAATTCCAAATGCCTCTAGTGTAAAAAAAATTCGAGATTTAATGACCAAACACAAAGTAGAATTAGTATCTTCAGCAGAAATTGCAAAAAAACGTAATCTAGAAGAAGCAAAAAAACTGCAAGAAGAAAAACAAAAACTACAAGATACAAGCTTGGAAAATGAATTTGATTTAGCTAATGAAAATGATTTATTAGAATGGAGTAGATCAGATTCTCCTGTAAGAATGTATTTAAGAGAAATGGGACAAATTTCATTATTAAACAAAGATGAAGAAGTAGAAATCTCTAAAAAAATAGAACTTGGTGAGGATATTATTATCGATGCTTTCTGTTCGGTGCCTTATTTGATTGACTTTATACTTGATTATAAAGAACCTTTAATCAATAGAGAAAGAAGAGTAAAGGAACTTTTCAAAAGCTTTGAAGATGACGATAAAAATGAAGATGATAAAAATGAAGATGAAATAGATACCGATGAAGAAAATGAAAACGACGAAAATGATTTAAATAGTGATAAAAAAATTAAAAAAACAAATAAAAAAGAAGATGAAAGAACTTTAAAAGTCATAGAAAGCTTTAAAGCTTTAGAAAAAGCAAAAAAAGAATGGTTAAAAACCATTTCCACCATTAGCGCAGAAAAAAACGAAGATGACTTATTAGATAAATTAATAATAGCTTTTAAGAAAAATATATTAAAAGAAAAACTTATGAACTTAGGCCCAACTTCAAAGCTCATATCAGAAATAGTAAAATCAATGGAAACTGCTTTAAAAAGTGATGAAGAATTTGATAAGGAACTTAAGCGCTTAGAATACCGTTTACCAATGTTTTCAGAAGAACTCAAACAAAGACATGCAGATATCTTAAAAGATATCACTAAACTTAGCAAAGAAGAAATAACTGAGCGTGCTTTGGAAACAACTATGGTTAGTACTTATATGGAAATTAAAAAACTTATTCAAACAAAAGAAGCTAGCCAAAATTCATTTGATTTAGAAAAAGATCAATTAAAAGAAATTTTAGAACAAATCAAACGAGGCAAAAGAATTTCTGATGAGGCAAAAACTAGAATGGCTAAATCAAATTTACGACTTGTAGTTAGCATAGCAAAAAGATATACAAATCGCGGCTTACCTTTTTTAGATTTAATTCAAGAAGGTAATATTGGTTTAATGAAAGCAGTTGATAAATTTGAATATAAAAGAGGTTATAAATTTTCAACTTATGCTACATGGTGGATACGACAGGCTATTTCAAGAGCTATAGCAGATCAAGCAAGGACTATAAGAATTCCTATTCATATGATAGAAACTATCAATCAAATCAATAAAATAATTCGTGAATATTTACAAAAAGAAGGCAAAGAACCGGATGTTAACATTATCGCTAAAGAAGTAAATTTAAGTGTAGATAAAGTAAAACAAGTTATCAAAATCACAAAAGAACCTGTTTCTCTAGAAGCACCTATTAGCAATGAAGATGATGGTAAATTTGGAGATTTTGTAGAAGATAGAAATTCACTTTCACCTATGGATCACATTTTAAAAGATGATTTAAAAGAACAAATTGATGAAGTTTTAGATCAACTAAATGATAGAGAAAAAGCAGTTATTAGGATGCGTTTTGGTTTAATGGATGATGAAAGCGATAGAACTTTAGAAGAAATTGGTAAAGAACTTAATGTCACTAGAGAAAGAGTAAGACAAATAGAAAGTTCTGCTATAAAAAAACTTAAGCACCCTAAAGTTGGTAGAAAACTTAAAAATTATATTGAAGGCTGGAAATAA
- the flgG gene encoding flagellar basal-body rod protein FlgG translates to MLRSLYTAASGMVSQQTQIDVTSNNISNVNTVGYKKSRAEFADLMYQTMKYAGTSTSSTTKHPSGIEVGLGSRVTAISKIFSEGSLKQTSTAGLDMAIAGNNGFFQIQMPDGTIAYTRNGQFTKDAEGNIVNSDGYRLLPEMTIPEDATAINVATDGTISVIQPGNTAETQIGQIELVNFINPAGLHALGDNLLVETDASGAPIAGIAGENGFSPIKHGFVELSNVQLVEEMTDLITGQRAYEAGSKAITTSDDMLGIVNQLKR, encoded by the coding sequence ATGTTAAGATCGTTATACACAGCAGCATCAGGGATGGTGTCTCAACAAACACAAATTGATGTGACTTCAAATAATATCTCAAATGTTAATACGGTAGGTTATAAGAAATCTCGTGCTGAATTTGCAGATTTAATGTATCAAACAATGAAATATGCTGGAACATCAACTTCAAGCACAACTAAACATCCAAGTGGGATAGAAGTAGGTCTTGGTTCTAGAGTAACTGCAATTAGCAAGATCTTTAGTGAGGGTAGTTTAAAACAAACTTCAACTGCTGGTCTTGATATGGCTATAGCAGGAAATAATGGTTTTTTTCAAATTCAAATGCCTGATGGAACAATCGCATATACTAGAAATGGGCAATTTACAAAAGATGCTGAAGGTAATATAGTAAATTCAGATGGATATAGACTTTTGCCAGAAATGACAATTCCAGAAGATGCGACTGCAATTAATGTTGCAACCGATGGAACTATTTCGGTTATTCAACCAGGAAATACAGCTGAAACTCAGATAGGACAAATAGAGCTTGTAAATTTTATTAATCCTGCTGGTTTACATGCGCTTGGAGACAATCTTTTGGTGGAAACTGATGCAAGCGGTGCTCCTATTGCTGGTATTGCCGGAGAAAATGGATTTTCCCCTATTAAACACGGATTTGTAGAGCTTAGTAATGTTCAACTTGTAGAGGAGATGACAGATCTTATTACTGGACAAAGAGCTTACGAAGCTGGTTCTAAAGCTATTACAACAAGTGATGATATGCTTGGTATAGTAAATCAATTAAAACGCTAA
- a CDS encoding RNA degradosome polyphosphate kinase, translating to MQFQSSMYINRELSWLAFNSRVLDQCSKELPLLEKLKFIAIYCTNLDEFYMIRVAGLKQLFVAGISTTSNDEMTPLAQLKAIRNYLHEEKYVLEQYFSKILSDLEKENLFIRSYEELDEDMKQQCNEHFFSNIFPVIVPIAVDATHPFPHLNNLSFSLAVKLCDPIHPELLKFGMIRIPRVLPRFYQVSSNIYVPIESIVHHHTEHIFPGYKLLASAAFRVTRNADMEIEEEEADDFMMILEQGLKLRRKGAFIRLQIQKGADEQLIEFLRLHMNIFHKDIYEYDTLLNLSSLWQIILNKEFTHLLSPVYTSKILPPFGDNLSIFSAMDKQDILVFQPYESFEPVYQFIKEASKDPKVVSIRMTLYRVEKNSNIVQALIDAANDGKQVTVMVELKARFDEENNLHWAKSLENAGAHVIYGITGFKVHAKVAQVIRKEGDKLKIYNHLSTGNYNASSAKVYTDVSYFTSKEEYSQDTTTFFHILSGYSKSRRLKTLSMSPKQIKERILEMIAIEANQRENGVIIAKMNALVDADVIKALYEASNKGVRIDLIVRGICCLKPDVQGYSENIKVRSIVGKYLEHARILYFKHTSPNYFISSADWMPRNLERRLELMTPIYDEHSRAKLAQILKLQLSDNDLAYELNSDGRYKKIIINKDDKINNSQKILEDYISRIFYTLKKDTDQSRATHLATKLFRDN from the coding sequence ATGCAGTTTCAATCATCTATGTATATTAACAGAGAATTATCTTGGTTAGCTTTTAATTCTAGAGTGTTAGATCAATGTTCCAAAGAGCTTCCATTGCTGGAAAAACTGAAATTTATAGCTATATATTGCACTAACTTAGATGAATTTTATATGATTAGAGTGGCTGGTTTAAAACAACTTTTTGTTGCTGGTATTAGCACCACTAGCAATGATGAAATGACACCATTGGCGCAATTAAAAGCCATAAGAAATTATTTGCACGAAGAAAAATATGTGCTTGAGCAATATTTTTCTAAAATTTTATCTGACCTTGAAAAAGAAAACTTGTTTATTAGATCATATGAAGAGCTTGATGAGGATATGAAACAACAATGTAATGAACATTTTTTTTCTAATATTTTTCCTGTTATAGTTCCAATTGCTGTAGATGCTACTCATCCTTTTCCGCATTTAAACAATTTATCTTTCTCTTTGGCGGTAAAGCTTTGTGATCCTATCCATCCAGAGCTATTAAAATTTGGAATGATACGTATCCCAAGAGTTTTACCTAGATTTTATCAAGTAAGTTCAAATATTTATGTGCCTATTGAAAGTATAGTTCATCATCACACAGAACACATTTTTCCTGGGTATAAGCTTTTAGCTTCTGCTGCTTTTAGGGTAACTAGAAATGCAGATATGGAGATTGAAGAAGAGGAAGCTGATGATTTTATGATGATTTTAGAACAAGGGTTAAAGCTCCGTAGAAAAGGTGCATTTATTCGTTTGCAAATTCAAAAAGGTGCTGATGAACAATTGATAGAATTTTTACGCTTACATATGAATATTTTTCATAAAGATATTTATGAATATGATACTCTTTTAAATTTATCATCGCTTTGGCAAATTATTTTAAACAAAGAATTTACTCACTTACTAAGTCCTGTATATACTTCAAAAATTTTACCGCCATTTGGAGATAATTTATCGATATTTAGCGCTATGGATAAACAAGATATTTTGGTCTTTCAACCTTATGAAAGTTTTGAACCTGTTTATCAATTTATAAAAGAAGCAAGTAAAGATCCTAAGGTTGTTTCTATACGAATGACACTTTATAGAGTGGAAAAAAATTCAAATATAGTTCAAGCCTTGATTGATGCTGCAAATGATGGTAAACAAGTTACTGTAATGGTCGAACTTAAGGCTCGCTTTGATGAAGAAAATAATTTACATTGGGCAAAATCATTAGAAAATGCTGGTGCTCATGTAATTTATGGTATTACAGGATTTAAAGTACATGCTAAAGTTGCTCAAGTAATTAGAAAAGAAGGTGATAAACTTAAAATTTATAATCACCTTAGTACAGGAAATTACAATGCTAGCTCAGCTAAAGTTTACACAGATGTTAGTTATTTTACTTCAAAGGAAGAGTATTCACAAGATACTACGACATTTTTTCATATTTTGTCAGGGTATAGTAAAAGCCGTCGTTTAAAAACCTTATCGATGAGTCCTAAGCAAATCAAAGAAAGAATTTTAGAAATGATAGCAATTGAAGCAAATCAAAGAGAAAATGGTGTCATTATAGCTAAAATGAATGCTTTAGTTGATGCGGATGTGATTAAAGCTTTATATGAAGCATCTAATAAGGGTGTAAGAATTGATTTGATAGTTAGAGGAATTTGCTGTTTGAAACCAGACGTGCAAGGTTATAGTGAAAATATAAAGGTTAGAAGTATAGTTGGAAAATATTTAGAGCATGCAAGAATTTTGTATTTTAAGCATACAAGTCCAAATTATTTTATTTCAAGTGCAGATTGGATGCCAAGAAATTTAGAAAGACGTCTTGAGTTGATGACACCAATATATGATGAGCACTCTAGGGCAAAGTTGGCACAAATATTAAAATTGCAATTAAGTGATAATGATTTAGCTTATGAATTAAATAGTGATGGCAGATATAAAAAGATTATCATCAATAAAGATGATAAAATCAATAATTCTCAAAAAATTTTAGAAGATTATATTAGTAGAATTTTTTATACACTTAAAAAAGATACGGATCAAAGCAGAGCAACACATCTTGCAACTAAACTTTTTAGAGATAATTAA
- the napG gene encoding ferredoxin-type protein NapG: MNNRREFLAFAFKLLCISSGSAFLANLAFSSNQEYFLRPPGADNEREFLSKCIRCGLCVKACPYDILDLATLQDSPQNGTPFFVARKDPCRLCEDIPCIRDCPTDALDHKYLEQKDGIYKTKMGIAIIDSASCVAYWGIQCDACYRACPLIDKALKLELKRNERTAKHAFLLPVVDHEVCVGCGLCEKACITQEAAIKVLPRNFVLGRAGDNYIKGWDEKDEKRLQDVDTKKKFNNNKAKNYLNDGELL; the protein is encoded by the coding sequence ATGAACAATAGAAGAGAATTTTTAGCTTTTGCATTTAAGCTTTTGTGTATAAGTAGCGGTAGCGCATTTTTGGCAAATTTAGCTTTTAGTTCTAATCAGGAGTATTTTTTAAGACCTCCTGGAGCCGATAATGAAAGAGAATTTTTGTCAAAATGTATAAGATGTGGACTTTGTGTGAAAGCTTGTCCTTACGATATTTTAGATCTAGCTACTTTGCAAGATTCTCCCCAAAATGGCACTCCTTTTTTTGTAGCGAGAAAAGATCCGTGTAGGTTATGTGAAGATATTCCTTGTATCAGGGATTGTCCTACCGATGCGTTGGATCATAAATATTTAGAACAAAAAGATGGAATTTATAAAACTAAGATGGGTATAGCTATTATTGATAGTGCTAGTTGCGTGGCTTATTGGGGAATTCAATGCGATGCTTGTTATAGAGCCTGTCCTTTAATAGACAAGGCTTTAAAGTTAGAATTAAAACGCAATGAAAGAACTGCTAAACATGCATTTTTACTTCCGGTTGTTGATCACGAAGTTTGTGTAGGTTGTGGGCTTTGTGAGAAAGCTTGCATTACTCAAGAAGCAGCTATCAAAGTTTTACCTAGAAATTTTGTTTTAGGAAGAGCAGGGGATAATTATATTAAAGGCTGGGATGAAAAAGACGAAAAACGTCTACAAGATGTTGACACCAAAAAGAAATTCAACAACAATAAAGCTAAAAATTATCTTAATGATGGAGAATTGCTGTGA
- the napA gene encoding periplasmic nitrate reductase subunit alpha, which produces MNRRDFIKNTAIASACSVAGLSVPSSVLANTENKWRWDKAVCRFCGTGCGILVASLDGKIVAVKGDPAAPVNRGLNCIKGYFNAKIMYGEDRLVTPLLRVNSKGEFDKKGKFQQVSWQKAFDEMEKQFKKAYKEKGVEGIGIFASGQYTIQEGYAAAKLVKAGFRSNNIDPNARHCMASAVVGFMQTFGVDEPSGCYDDIELTDTIITWGANMAEMHPILWSRVSDRKLSNLDKVKVVNLSTFSNRTSHIADTEIIFKPNADLAIWNYIAREIVYNHPEAMDKDFVDKHCIFTTGYADIGYGMRNNPNHPKFKVSEKDTVAKQNAIVLDDEEAISLAYLGVKTGDKFEMKHQDKPDTHWEISFEDFKKALEPYTLDYVAKVAKGNEDESIEEFKNKLQELANLYIEKNRKVVSFWTMGFNQHTRGSWVNEQAYMVHFLLGKQAKPGSGAFSLTGQPSACGTAREVGTFSHRLPADMVVANAKHREISEKIWKIPANTINPKPGAPYLNIMRDLEDGKIKFAWVQVNNPWQNTANANHWIDAARNMDNFIVVSDCYPGISAKVADLILPSAMIYEKWGAYGNAERRTQHWKQQVLPVGEAMSDTWQIMEFAKRFKLKEVWGEMKVNDKLTLPSVLEEAKAMGYNEDDTLYDVLFANSEAKTFKAKDNIAKGFDNSEVFGDERKIIGSDGEEFKGYGFFIQKYLWEEYRKFGLGHGHDLADFDTYHKVRGLRWPVVNGKETQWRFNTKFDYYAKKANPKSDFAFYGNFAKELPKGDLIAPQTTEKYSLKNKVKIFFRPFMKAPERPSKEYPFWLSTGRVLEHWHSGTMTMRVPELFRAVPEALCYMNEDDAKSMQINQGDAVWVESRRGKVKARVDFRGRNKPSKGLVYVPWFDENVYINKVTLDATCPLSNQTDFKKCAVKITKV; this is translated from the coding sequence ATGAACAGAAGAGACTTCATTAAAAATACTGCTATTGCAAGTGCTTGTAGTGTTGCGGGTCTTAGTGTTCCAAGTAGTGTGCTTGCAAATACTGAAAATAAATGGCGCTGGGATAAAGCTGTTTGTAGATTTTGTGGTACAGGATGTGGAATATTAGTTGCGAGTTTAGATGGCAAGATCGTTGCAGTAAAAGGAGATCCTGCGGCTCCAGTCAATCGCGGATTAAATTGTATTAAAGGTTATTTTAATGCAAAAATTATGTATGGTGAAGATCGTTTGGTAACTCCTTTACTTCGTGTAAATTCTAAAGGTGAATTTGATAAAAAGGGGAAATTTCAACAAGTTTCTTGGCAAAAAGCTTTTGACGAAATGGAAAAGCAATTTAAAAAAGCATACAAGGAAAAAGGTGTTGAAGGTATTGGAATTTTTGCAAGCGGTCAATATACTATTCAAGAAGGATATGCTGCAGCTAAACTCGTAAAAGCTGGTTTTAGATCAAATAATATTGATCCAAATGCGCGTCATTGTATGGCTTCTGCAGTTGTTGGATTTATGCAAACATTTGGAGTTGATGAGCCTTCTGGTTGTTATGATGATATAGAGCTTACAGATACTATAATTACTTGGGGCGCAAATATGGCAGAAATGCATCCAATTTTATGGTCAAGAGTAAGTGATAGAAAATTAAGTAATCTTGATAAGGTAAAAGTGGTAAATTTATCAACTTTTTCAAATAGAACTTCTCATATAGCCGATACTGAAATTATTTTTAAACCTAATGCTGATTTAGCTATTTGGAATTACATAGCAAGAGAAATTGTTTATAATCATCCAGAAGCTATGGATAAGGATTTTGTTGATAAGCATTGTATATTCACAACAGGATATGCTGATATTGGTTATGGAATGAGAAATAATCCTAATCATCCTAAATTTAAAGTAAGTGAAAAAGACACTGTTGCTAAGCAAAACGCTATTGTTTTAGATGATGAAGAAGCAATATCTTTAGCTTATCTAGGAGTGAAAACAGGTGATAAATTTGAAATGAAGCATCAAGATAAACCTGATACACATTGGGAAATTTCTTTTGAGGATTTTAAGAAAGCATTAGAACCTTATACACTTGATTATGTGGCTAAAGTGGCAAAAGGCAATGAAGATGAAAGCATAGAAGAATTTAAAAATAAATTACAAGAACTAGCAAATTTATACATTGAAAAAAATAGAAAAGTTGTAAGTTTTTGGACTATGGGATTTAATCAACATACAAGAGGTTCTTGGGTAAATGAGCAAGCTTATATGGTGCATTTTTTATTAGGTAAGCAAGCAAAACCAGGTAGTGGAGCTTTTTCTCTTACTGGACAACCAAGTGCCTGTGGAACAGCAAGAGAAGTGGGAACATTTTCTCATCGTTTACCGGCTGATATGGTGGTTGCAAATGCTAAACATAGAGAAATTTCTGAAAAAATTTGGAAAATACCTGCAAATACAATTAATCCAAAACCAGGTGCTCCATATTTAAATATTATGAGAGATTTAGAAGATGGAAAAATCAAATTTGCTTGGGTGCAGGTGAATAATCCATGGCAAAATACAGCAAATGCAAATCACTGGATAGATGCAGCCAGAAATATGGATAATTTTATTGTTGTAAGTGATTGTTATCCAGGAATTAGTGCTAAGGTAGCAGATTTAATTTTACCAAGTGCTATGATTTATGAAAAATGGGGTGCTTATGGTAATGCAGAAAGAAGAACCCAGCATTGGAAACAACAAGTTTTACCTGTAGGTGAAGCTATGAGTGATACTTGGCAGATTATGGAATTTGCAAAACGCTTTAAATTAAAAGAAGTTTGGGGTGAAATGAAAGTTAATGATAAGCTTACTTTACCAAGTGTTTTAGAAGAAGCTAAAGCTATGGGTTACAATGAAGATGATACATTATATGATGTATTATTTGCCAATAGTGAGGCAAAAACATTCAAAGCTAAAGACAATATAGCAAAGGGTTTTGATAATTCTGAAGTTTTTGGAGATGAAAGAAAAATTATAGGTAGCGACGGAGAAGAATTTAAAGGCTATGGGTTTTTTATTCAAAAATATTTATGGGAAGAATATCGCAAATTTGGTTTAGGACATGGGCATGATTTAGCTGATTTTGACACTTATCATAAGGTCAGAGGTTTAAGATGGCCTGTAGTAAATGGTAAAGAAACCCAGTGGAGATTTAATACAAAATTTGATTATTATGCTAAAAAAGCTAATCCAAAATCTGATTTTGCTTTTTATGGTAATTTTGCTAAAGAATTGCCAAAAGGAGATTTAATAGCACCTCAAACAACTGAAAAGTATAGCTTAAAAAATAAAGTTAAAATTTTCTTTAGACCATTTATGAAAGCTCCTGAAAGACCGAGTAAGGAATATCCATTTTGGTTATCTACCGGTAGAGTATTAGAACATTGGCATAGTGGTACTATGACTATGAGGGTTCCTGAACTTTTCCGTGCAGTTCCTGAAGCACTTTGTTATATGAATGAAGATGATGCTAAGAGTATGCAAATTAATCAAGGTGATGCTGTGTGGGTAGAGTCGCGTCGTGGAAAAGTAAAAGCACGAGTGGATTTTCGTGGTAGAAATAAGCCTTCAAAAGGTCTTGTGTATGTTCCTTGGTTTGATGAGAATGTGTATATTAACAAAGTTACGCTTGATGCAACTTGTCCACTATCTAATCAAACTGATTTTAAAAAATGTGCTGTAAAAATTACTAAAGTGTAA
- the napH gene encoding quinol dehydrogenase ferredoxin subunit NapH, protein MKYLILRRIVQISILILFSFSVFDFILKGNLSSSILFSTIPLSDPFAFLQLVFASLQMDVMALSGALVIFFFYAIFAGRAFCAWVCPINIITDLAHFFRMKLKVNQIKTINVNKNLRYYIMTLSLVLSLVLSFPVFEEFSYIGIIQRGIIFGGVSWIFIALIIFCIDAFLSPRFTCSHFCPLGAFWALVSHFSLLKVRYDLQKCTKCYKCIQICPEKQVLWMIGKEEQDVKSGECIRCGKCIDVCCDDALGFNILKIRRENEK, encoded by the coding sequence GTGAAATATCTTATTTTAAGAAGGATTGTGCAAATTTCTATTTTAATTTTATTTTCTTTTAGTGTATTTGATTTTATTTTAAAGGGAAATTTGAGTTCTTCTATTTTATTTTCCACTATACCACTTAGTGATCCATTTGCGTTTTTGCAACTTGTATTTGCTAGCTTACAAATGGACGTAATGGCTTTAAGTGGAGCTTTAGTAATATTTTTCTTTTATGCTATTTTTGCTGGAAGAGCTTTTTGTGCATGGGTATGTCCGATTAATATTATTACAGATTTAGCTCATTTTTTTAGGATGAAATTAAAAGTAAATCAGATAAAAACAATTAATGTTAATAAAAATCTGCGTTACTATATAATGACTTTGTCTTTAGTTTTGTCTTTAGTTTTGTCTTTTCCTGTCTTTGAGGAATTTTCTTATATAGGAATAATCCAGAGAGGGATTATATTTGGGGGAGTTTCTTGGATTTTTATAGCATTAATTATTTTTTGTATAGATGCTTTTTTGAGTCCTAGATTTACATGCTCTCATTTTTGTCCTTTAGGTGCTTTTTGGGCTTTAGTATCTCATTTTTCACTTTTAAAAGTAAGATATGATTTGCAAAAATGCACTAAATGTTATAAATGTATCCAAATTTGTCCTGAAAAACAAGTGCTTTGGATGATAGGAAAAGAAGAGCAAGATGTTAAATCTGGAGAATGCATAAGATGTGGAAAGTGTATTGATGTTTGCTGCGATGATGCTTTAGGTTTTAATATATTAAAAATAAGGAGAGAAAATGAAAAATAA
- a CDS encoding flagellar hook-basal body protein — MQNGYYQATGAMVTQFNRLDVVTNNLANVNTSGYKRDNVVIADFKRIFKETQDELPIENHTRDAARFVNTTIDRVPQVNHVYTNFNVGSMKMTHNPLDLALTREDTFYLIKTNNGEVRLSQDGNFQLDEDGYLVNRQGYRVLSSDYFNNPENDGIRIGDSNAFVNVDKNGIISTTNQNIARLFVAQVDDLRDLQKDGDNMYKVDVNKIRDLQNSGAIKQGFTQGSNVNPVTEMVGLIEANRMVEMYQKVMTSHMDDLNQEAINKLANVK; from the coding sequence ATGCAAAATGGATATTATCAAGCCACTGGTGCTATGGTTACACAATTTAATCGCTTAGACGTTGTAACTAATAACCTTGCCAATGTCAACACTAGTGGTTACAAGAGAGATAATGTTGTTATTGCAGATTTTAAAAGGATTTTTAAAGAAACTCAAGATGAGTTGCCTATAGAAAATCATACAAGAGATGCAGCGAGATTTGTAAATACTACTATAGATAGAGTACCTCAAGTTAATCATGTATATACAAATTTTAATGTTGGATCCATGAAGATGACCCATAATCCTTTAGATCTTGCTTTAACAAGAGAAGATACTTTCTATCTTATTAAAACTAACAACGGAGAAGTAAGATTAAGTCAAGATGGAAATTTTCAACTTGATGAAGATGGATATTTGGTTAATCGTCAAGGATATAGGGTTTTAAGTAGTGATTATTTTAATAATCCAGAAAATGATGGAATTCGTATAGGTGATTCCAATGCTTTTGTTAATGTAGATAAAAATGGGATTATTAGCACTACAAATCAAAATATTGCAAGATTATTTGTAGCTCAAGTAGATGATTTAAGAGATTTACAAAAAGATGGTGATAATATGTATAAAGTAGATGTAAATAAAATAAGAGATTTACAAAATTCAGGTGCTATTAAACAAGGTTTTACTCAAGGTTCTAATGTAAATCCTGTGACTGAAATGGTTGGATTAATAGAAGCAAATCGTATGGTTGAGATGTATCAAAAAGTTATGACTTCTCATATGGATGATTTAAATCAAGAAGCTATTAATAAATTAGCAAATGTTAAATAA